From one Gossypium hirsutum isolate 1008001.06 chromosome D08, Gossypium_hirsutum_v2.1, whole genome shotgun sequence genomic stretch:
- the LOC107911211 gene encoding uncharacterized protein isoform X2 has product MLNLFSLRGLPWTGADGQQKVQLTAAELESLRSELADIEEREAHMKARLEHIDGILRSARLSGYLYIRTRWTALPGEPAPIDDTKINDWLPRFIVLHGQCIFFYLLSTDLSPQDSTLLSDVVEVGSLPSFTREDEGTRYSFYILTRQGLRYECSHVSQIQQGQLKTYGEFGWGLGAVRCV; this is encoded by the exons ATGTTGAATCTGTTCAGTTTGCGGGGACTGCCTTGGACTGGTGCTGATGGTCAGCAAAAG GTTCAGTTAACGGCTGCAGAGTTGGAATCACTTAGATCGGAACTCGCTGATATAGAAGAGAGAGAAGCTCACATGAAAGCTCG GTTGGAACATATCGATGGGATTTTGCGATCGGCTCGACTTTCTGGCTATTTGTACATTCGAACC AGATGGACAGCTTTACCCGGAGAACCTGCTCCTATCGATGATACCAAAATCAACGATTGGCTTCCTCGATTCATTGTTCTTCACGGCCAATGTATATTCTTCTATTTACTCTCCACAG ATTTGAGCCCTCAGGATTCCACCCTACTGTCCGATGTTGTGGAAGTAGGTTCCTTGCCAAGTTTCACGAGAGAAGATGAAGGAACACGATATTCCTTTTATATCTTAACTCGCCAAGGACTGCGCTATGAATGTTCACATGTTTCTCAAATACAG CAAGGTCAACTCAAGACTTACGGTGAGTTTGGATGGGGATTGGGTgcagtgcggtgcgtttag
- the LOC107911202 gene encoding fumarate hydratase 1, mitochondrial, translated as MKVANDIRLLGSGHFHSLMIIVLCYQSLRLLGDAFASFEKNCVRGIQANRERISKLLHESLMLVTSLNPKIGYDNAAAVAKKAHKEGSTLKEAALSLGVLTSEEFDTLVVPEKMIGPSD; from the exons ATGAAGGTTGCAAATGACATACGCTTACTGGGAAG TGGTCATTTTCATTCATTGATGATCATTGTCCTTTGCTATCAGTCATTAAGATTGCTGGGTGACGCATTTGCTTCATTTGAGAAGAACTGTGTGAGGGGAATTCAAGCCAATAGGGAAAGAATTTCTAAATTACTGCATGAG TCTCTAATGCTTGTCACATCTTTGAACCCT AAAATTGGTTACGACAATGCTGCAGCAGTTGCCAAGAAAGCACACAAGGAGGGGTCCACTTTGAAG GAAGCAGCATTGAGCCTTGGTGTGCTCACAAGCGAAGAATTTGACACTCTTGTGGTCCCAGAGAAAATGATTGGCCCATCtgactga
- the LOC107911211 gene encoding uncharacterized protein isoform X1: protein MLNLFSLRGLPWTGADGQQKVQLTAAELESLRSELADIEEREAHMKARLEHIDGILRSARLSGYLYIRTRWTALPGEPAPIDDTKINDWLPRFIVLHGQCIFFYLLSTDLSPQDSTLLSDVVEVGSLPSFTREDEGTRYSFYILTRQGLRYECSHVSQIQVDTWLSALQTGCKVVSESDVLVPNG, encoded by the exons ATGTTGAATCTGTTCAGTTTGCGGGGACTGCCTTGGACTGGTGCTGATGGTCAGCAAAAG GTTCAGTTAACGGCTGCAGAGTTGGAATCACTTAGATCGGAACTCGCTGATATAGAAGAGAGAGAAGCTCACATGAAAGCTCG GTTGGAACATATCGATGGGATTTTGCGATCGGCTCGACTTTCTGGCTATTTGTACATTCGAACC AGATGGACAGCTTTACCCGGAGAACCTGCTCCTATCGATGATACCAAAATCAACGATTGGCTTCCTCGATTCATTGTTCTTCACGGCCAATGTATATTCTTCTATTTACTCTCCACAG ATTTGAGCCCTCAGGATTCCACCCTACTGTCCGATGTTGTGGAAGTAGGTTCCTTGCCAAGTTTCACGAGAGAAGATGAAGGAACACGATATTCCTTTTATATCTTAACTCGCCAAGGACTGCGCTATGAATGTTCACATGTTTCTCAAATACAG GTGGACACCTGGCTATCGGCTTTGCAGACAGGCTGCAAGGTGGTTTCTGAATCTGATGTTTTAGTTCCAAATGGTTAA
- the LOC107907157 gene encoding uncharacterized protein produces the protein MGLGIAPVDQIRGHGTGRGGNGSGRGRRTPSRGAGQIETRQLGLVYAARYHEDSDDANVIAGTFFIHSVLYYALIDIGSTHSYIASIVSTNLGLTAENTAKEFSVISPLEYCVSLDCVTKRVTLRTTENDEAVMLSMRDIRTIREFLNAFPEEFPRVPLDREVEFGIDLLLGTALVPIIPYRMSLKELTELKA, from the exons ATGGGGTTAGGGATTGCCCCTGTTGACCAGATTAG AGGTCATGGTACTGGTAGAGGGGGTAATGGTTCGGGGAGAGGACGGAGAACACCAAGCAGAGGTGCAGGTCAGATTGAGACTCGACAGCTAGGACTGGTTTATGCGGCGAGATATCATGAGGATAGCGATGATGCTAATGTCATTGCAGGTACATTCTTTATCCATTCTGTTCTATACTATGCCCTCattgatattggatctactcactCGTATATTGCTAGTATTGTTTCTACGAATCTGGGTTTAACTGCTGAAAATACTGCTAAAGAATTTTCTGTGATTAGTCCTTTGG AATATTGTGTCAGTCTAGATTGTGTAACTAAGAGAGTTACTCTGAGAACAACTGAGAATGATGAGGCGGTTATG CTTTCTATGAGAGATATCCGCACTATAAGAGAATTCCTGAATGCTTTTCCTGAGGAATTTCCTAGAGTACCTTTAGATAGAGAGGTGGAATTTGGTATTGACCTATTACTAGGAACTGCTCTAGTGCCCATTATACCCTACCGCATGTCACTGAAAGAGCTGACCGAGCTAAAAGCGTAG